Proteins encoded in a region of the Augochlora pura isolate Apur16 chromosome 4, APUR_v2.2.1, whole genome shotgun sequence genome:
- the Snap25 gene encoding synaptosomal-associated protein 25kDa isoform X1: MPAPTTPAGPAEGGPPRTELQELQLKADQTTDESLESTRRMLSLCEESKEAGIRTLVALDDQGEQLDRIEEGMDQINADMREAEKNLTGMEKCCGLCVLPCNKSASFKEDEGTWKGNDDGKVVNNQPQRVMDDRNGLGPQGGYIGKITNDARETEMEENMGQVNTMIGNLRNMAIDMGSELENQNRQIDRINRKGESNETRIKVANERAHQLLK; this comes from the exons ATGCCTGCACCGACCACACCAGCAGGACCGGCTGAGGGCGGGCCGCCACGCACCGAATTGCAGGAATTGCAGCTCAAAGCCGATCAAACGACAGATGAG TCTCTGGAGAGTACGAGGCGTATGCTGTCGCTATGCGAGGAG AGCAAGGAGGCTGGCATCCGTACTCTGGTCGCGCTCGATGACCAGGGAG AGCAACTGGACAGAATCGAGGAGGGCATGGACCAGATCAACGCCGACATGCGCGAGGCAGAGAAAAATCTCACTGGAATGGAAAAGTGCTGCGGTCTCTGCGTTCTTCCATGCAACAA AAGCGCCAGTTTCAAGGAGGACGAGGGCACATGGAAGGGGAACGACGACGGCAAGGTGGTCAACAACCAGCCCCAGCGAGTGATGGATGATCGGAACGGATTAGGTCCTCAGGGTGGCTATATCGGCAAGATCACGAACGACGCCCGTGAGACGGAGATGGAGGAGAACATGGGCCAGGTGAACACGATGATCGGTAATCTGAGGAACATGGCGATCGATATGGGCAGTGAGCTGGAGAATCAGAACCGGCAGATCGACAGGATCAATCGTAAG GGCGAATCGAACGAGACGAGGATAAAGGTGGCCAACGAGCGAGCCCATCAACTACTCAAGTAA
- the Snap25 gene encoding synaptosomal-associated protein 25kDa isoform X3 encodes MPAPTTPAGPAEGGPPRTELQELQLKADQTTDESLESTRRMLSLCEESKEAGIRTLVALDDQGEQLDRIEEGMDQINADMREAEKNLTGMEKCCGLCVLPCNKSASFKEDEGTWKGNDDGKVVNNQPQRVMDDRNGLGPQGGYIGKITNDARETEMEENMGQVNTMIGNLRNMAIDMGSELENQNRQIDRINRKGESNETRIAVANQRAHALLK; translated from the exons ATGCCTGCACCGACCACACCAGCAGGACCGGCTGAGGGCGGGCCGCCACGCACCGAATTGCAGGAATTGCAGCTCAAAGCCGATCAAACGACAGATGAG TCTCTGGAGAGTACGAGGCGTATGCTGTCGCTATGCGAGGAG AGCAAGGAGGCTGGCATCCGTACTCTGGTCGCGCTCGATGACCAGGGAG AGCAACTGGACAGAATCGAGGAGGGCATGGACCAGATCAACGCCGACATGCGCGAGGCAGAGAAAAATCTCACTGGAATGGAAAAGTGCTGCGGTCTCTGCGTTCTTCCATGCAACAA AAGCGCCAGTTTCAAGGAGGACGAGGGCACATGGAAGGGGAACGACGACGGCAAGGTGGTCAACAACCAGCCCCAGCGAGTGATGGATGATCGGAACGGATTAGGTCCTCAGGGTGGCTATATCGGCAAGATCACGAACGACGCCCGTGAGACGGAGATGGAGGAGAACATGGGCCAGGTGAACACGATGATCGGTAATCTGAGGAACATGGCGATCGATATGGGCAGTGAGCTGGAGAATCAGAACCGGCAGATCGACAGGATCAATCGTAAG GGCGAGTCAAACGAAACGAGGATAGCCGTGGCGAATCAGCGTGCGCACGCCCTGCTCAAGTAA
- the LOC144469127 gene encoding uncharacterized protein LOC144469127 — translation MAGFLKCVARFLFLFLLNSILVSCGPGNKPVQNVPEPLIRSALNSLNEDSPTHHTYKGGNLISAQKLDESPYVIYRLTFDLTPVCKESLEPCPREACTIEVKQHEQGGINVLRESIQCMYLYPQLPQDEPSHAQVQEVQEHEIIESLDKQITTNQSVELDHEIQKTGDHNEKPFIAMRASTPNYCPGCPYELNPNLPGLVAFGEQAAKSLDEFVQNDYKHKVIDIIKVTRAVPPSSNVIQYRILLRIGESDCLKNAIEQSECSVQVSLPVKTCLVTFEEQPWEQLSRRITKNNCTLSNSIDNDSNINPYSTLGVESLVTLLPKKQEVDPEKSEALENLKNILDNYTNVATAKVEEQQQPEVTEHPMVKISLNKSDDNTKPPGFEDKVKDFNEFLKDFDLPTREAKSNPETNREEVREEVIIPKKVSANPTVNESETFHRNRRTLLGASKKADVNDPEIQEAADKGLKKLSEGYQGANEPIITEIVEASKQIVSGTLYKIKAKVGSSTCLKGTKDNCQLQEGSEIQECLFSIWSQPWIDNGSPEIKINCNLHNQKKRSVHDGDEFLISNERIKRKSGIPGAPHNADINDPEIQEAANKGLKKLSEGYQGTNEPIIVEIVEASKQTVSGTLYKIRAKVGSSTCLKGVKDNCQLKEGSEIQECLFSVWSQPWVDKGSAEITTNCNLHSQKKRSVHDGGEFLISNERIKRKSGIPGAPQNADINDPEIQEAANKGLKKLSEGYQGTNELIIIEILEASKQTVSGTLYKIRAKVGPSTCLKGVKDNCQVQEGSGIQECLFSVWSRPWIDTGSPEITIDCNVRNQQEKGRTKRKSDVVGAPNSIDVNDPEIKNLANKGLQKFSENSEGTNEPMIVDIVEASQRVVPGLLYNIKVKLGTSTCPRGVKTQCQLKEDSDIKECLFTILFQPWKDKESPRISINCDLKNREKRTLRGVDYNKKMLEIAEETAEDIKEQYMFEKFLKEYNKTYSLIEEKQSRFEIFKRNLKLIEELRDAEQGTAKYGITMFADLTPKEFKAKYLGYRPDLRHENAIPLSEAKIPDINLPAKFDWRDRNVVTPVKNQGACGSCWAFSVTGNVESQYAINHGKLLSLSEQELVDCDRYDAGCEGGEMENAYRTIEQLGGLELETDYPYDARNEKCVYNSSKAIVKVVDARNISSNETDMAKWLVKNGPISIAINANAMQFYIGGVSHPFRFMCSPNDLDHGVLIVGYGKSVYPIFHKKELPYWIIKNSWGSRWGEQGYYRVYRGDGTCGLNLQASTALVA, via the exons ATGGCAGGCTTTCTGAAATGCGTAGCGcgctttctatttttgtttctcctgAATTCGATCCTCGTATCTTGTGGCCCCGGAAACAAGCCAGTGCAAAATGTACCGGAACCATTAATTCGAAGTGCCTTGAATTCATTGAACGAGGATTCTCCGACGCATCATACGTACAAGGGCGGTAACCTGATTAGTGCGCAAAAATTG GATGAATCACCATACGTAATATACAGACTCACGTTTGATTTGACTCCTGTGTGCAAGGAATCTTTGGAGCCTTGTCCACGAGAGGCATGTACTATTGAGGTGAAACAACACGAGCAAGGTGGCATAAATGTCTTGCGAGAGTCCATCCAATGTATGTACCTGTATCCCCAATTGCCACAGGATGAGCCATCTCATGCACAAGTGCAAGAAGTTCAAGAGCACGAGATTATTGAAAGTTTGGACAAGCAAATTACTACCAATCAAAGCGTAGAACTAGACCATGAGATTCAAAAAACTGGAGATCATAATGAGAAACCGTTTATTGCTATGAGAGCTTCCACTCCAAACTATTGTCCAGGATGTCCTTACGAACTCAATCCAAATTTGCCTGGTCTGGTTGCTTTTGGAGAGCAGGCAGCTAAGTCATTAGATGAATTTGTACAGAATGATTACAAGCACAaagtaattgatattattaaagtaactCGTGCTGTTCCACCATCCTCCAACGTAATTCAGTACCGTATTTTGTTACGTATCGGAGAATCTGATTGTCTGAAAAATGCGATAGAACAATCCGAATGTTCTGTACAAGTAAGTCTTCCTGTTAAGACGTGTTTGGTAACGTTTGAGGAGCAGCCTTGGGAGCAGCTTAGTCGTAgaataacgaaaaataattgcactCTGAGCAACAGTATAGACAATGACAGTAATATTAATCCCTATTCAACGTTAGGTGTTGAATCTCTTGTAACACTTCTTCCAAAAAAACAAGAAGTTGATCCTGAAAAGTCAGAAGCATTggaaaacttgaaaaatattcttgataATTATACTAATGTCGCGACTGCCAAAGTAGAAGAACAACAGCAACCAGAAGTAACAGAGCATCCCATGGTAAAGATTTCACTGAACAAGAGCGACGACAATACGAAACCTCCGGGGTTTGAAGACAAGGTGAAAGactttaatgaatttttgaagGACTTTGATTTGCCCACAAGGGAAGCAAAATCGAACCCAGAGACAAATAGAGAAGAAGTTAGAGAAGAAGTTATCATACCAAAGAAAGTATCTGCAAATCCTACTGTAAATGAATCGGAAACATTCCACAGGAATAGGAGAACACTTCTTGGAGCATCAAAGAAGGCAGACGTCAACGATCCAGAAATACAAGAAGCTGCAGACAAGGGTTTGAAAAAACTCTCAGAAGGCTATCAAGGTGCAAATGAGCCTATTATAACCGAGATTGTAGAAGCTTCAAAGCAAATAGTATCTGGAacgttgtataaaataaaagctaaaGTTGGTTCAAGCACTTGTCTGAAAGGTACCAAAGACAACTGTCAATTGCAAGAAGGAAGTGAAATCCAGGAATGTTTGTTCTCTATATGGTCTCAACCATGGATAGATAACGGGTCTcccgaaattaaaattaattgcaatttacaCAACCAAAAGAAACGGTCAGTTCATGATGGAGATGAATTTCTAATCTCCAATGAAAGAATCAAAAGAAAATCTGGTATACCAGGTGCACCACACAACGCAGATATTAACGACCCAGAAATACAGGAGGCTGCAAACAAAggtttaaagaaattgtcaGAAGGCTATCAAGGCACAAACGAACCAATCATAGTAGAAATAGTTGAAGCTTCGAAGCAAACAGTATCTGGAacactatataaaataagggCGAAAGTAGGTTCAAGCACTTGCCTGAAGGGAGTCAAAGACAATTGTCAATTGAAAGAAGGAAGCGAAATCCAAGAATGTTTGTTCTCTGTCTGGTCTCAACCATGGGTGGACAAAGGATCTGCAGAGATTACCACCAATTGCAATTTACACAGCCAGAAAAAACGATCAGTTCATGATGGAGGTGAATTTCTAATCTCCAATGAAAGAATCAAAAGAAAATCTGGCATACCAGGTGCACCGCAGAACGCGGATATTAACGACCCAGAAATACAGGAGGCTGCAAACAAAGGCTTAAAGAAATTATCAGAAGGCTATCAAGGCACAAACGAACTAATCATAATAGAAATACTTGAAGCTTCGAAGCAAACAGTATCTGGAacactatataaaataagggCGAAAGTAGGTCCAAGCACTTGCCTGAAGGGAGTCAAAGACAATTGTCAAGTGCAAGAAGGAAGCGGAATCCAGGAATGTTTGTTCTCTGTCTGGTCTCGACCATGGATAGACACTGGGTCTCCGGAAATTACCATAGATTGTAATGTGCGCAACCAACAAGAGAAGGGAAGAACGAAAAGAAAGTCTGATGTTGTCGGAGCGCCAAATAGTATAGACGTCAACGATcccgaaataaaaaatctcgCTAATAAAGGACTGCAGAAATTTTCCGAAAATTCCGAAGGCACTAACGAACCTATGATAGTAGATATTGTGGAGGCTTCTCAACGAGTAGTGCCaggattattatataacatcaAAGTTAAATTGGGTACTAGCACTTGTCCTCGTGGCGTCAAAACTCAATGCCAATTAAAGGAAGACAGTGATATCAAGGAATGCCTGTTCACGATATTGTTCCAGCCATGGAAAGATAAGGAGTCTCCGCGCATCAGCATCAACTGCGACctaaaaaatcgtgaaaagcGAACGTTGCGTGGAGTcgactataataaaaaaatgttagaaattgCCGAGGAAACTGCTGAGGACATTAAGGAGCAATACATGTTTGAGAAGTTTTTGAAAGAATACAACAAGACCTACAGCTTGATCGAGGAGAAGCAATCtcgttttgaaattttcaaaagaaatctaAAGCTGATAGAGGAGTTACGGGACGCCGAGCAGGGCACAGCTAAGTATGGGATCACAATGTTTGCAGACTTGACACCGAAGGAATTCAAAGCCAAGTATTTGGGTTACCGGCCCGATCTGAGACACGAAAACGCGATACCATTATCCGAGGCGAAGATACCGGACATCAATTTGCCAGCGAAATTTGATTGGCGTGACCGTAACGTGGTAACACCTGTCAAAAATCAAGGTGCGTGTGGATCTTGCTGGGCATTTTCCGTGACCGGTAATGTGGAAAGTCAATACGCAATCAATCATGGAAAGCTGTTGTCATTGTCCGAACAGGAATTGGTAGATTGCGATAGATATGACGCAGGATGCGAAGGTGGGGAAATGGAGAACGCTTATAGGACCATAGAGCAATTAGGCGGTCTCGAATTGGAAACAGATTATCCGTACGATGCTAGAAACGAAAAGTGTGTATACAACAGTAGCAAAGCTATCGTGAAAGTTGTCGATGCTCGAAACATTTCGTCAAATGAAACGGACATGGCCAAGTGGCTAGTCAAAAACGGGCCAATTTCTATTGCCATTAATGCTAATGCTATGCAATTTTACATCGGCGGGGTTTCGCATCCGTTCCGATTTATGTGCAGCCCGAACGATTTGGATCACGGCGTTCTAATAGTGGGATATGGTAAAAGCG
- the Snap25 gene encoding synaptosomal-associated protein 25kDa isoform X2 yields MPAPTTPAGPAEGGPPRTELQELQLKADQTTDESLESTRRMLSLCEESEEVAANTLTMLDHQGEQLDRIEEGMDQINADMREAEKNLTGMEKCCGLCVLPCNKSASFKEDEGTWKGNDDGKVVNNQPQRVMDDRNGLGPQGGYIGKITNDARETEMEENMGQVNTMIGNLRNMAIDMGSELENQNRQIDRINRKGESNETRIKVANERAHQLLK; encoded by the exons ATGCCTGCACCGACCACACCAGCAGGACCGGCTGAGGGCGGGCCGCCACGCACCGAATTGCAGGAATTGCAGCTCAAAGCCGATCAAACGACAGATGAG TCTCTGGAGAGTACGAGGCGTATGCTGTCGCTATGCGAGGAG AGCGAGGAGGTCGCAGCGAACACTCTGACGATGTTAGACCATCAAGGCG AGCAACTGGACAGAATCGAGGAGGGCATGGACCAGATCAACGCCGACATGCGCGAGGCAGAGAAAAATCTCACTGGAATGGAAAAGTGCTGCGGTCTCTGCGTTCTTCCATGCAACAA AAGCGCCAGTTTCAAGGAGGACGAGGGCACATGGAAGGGGAACGACGACGGCAAGGTGGTCAACAACCAGCCCCAGCGAGTGATGGATGATCGGAACGGATTAGGTCCTCAGGGTGGCTATATCGGCAAGATCACGAACGACGCCCGTGAGACGGAGATGGAGGAGAACATGGGCCAGGTGAACACGATGATCGGTAATCTGAGGAACATGGCGATCGATATGGGCAGTGAGCTGGAGAATCAGAACCGGCAGATCGACAGGATCAATCGTAAG GGCGAATCGAACGAGACGAGGATAAAGGTGGCCAACGAGCGAGCCCATCAACTACTCAAGTAA